The following are from one region of the Capsicum annuum cultivar UCD-10X-F1 chromosome 1, UCD10Xv1.1, whole genome shotgun sequence genome:
- the LOC107871804 gene encoding NAC domain-containing protein 79 isoform X1, whose product MEGEGKEEIDLPPGFRFHPSDEELITYYLVNKISDSTNFTARAIGDVDLNKSEPWDLPGKAKMGEKEWYFFSLKDRKYPTGVRTNRATNSGYWKTTGKDKEIFSNSELVGMKKTLVFYRGRAPRGEKTNWVMHEYRIHSKSSYRTHKQDEWVVCRVFQKSGTAGGKKYPSSNNSSRIHMNPYTTLDHINPNTICMSTQMMMPQAEHNAFQLAMGRSSSSAYNMINHPEIQELHRVFRGVSSSSNMMSLQPILQSQMNYNLGGSSSGGGGDNCFTISGLNLNLGGGGGGGGGGGGGANTSQPVPQVMNQQQDMMTTDHQAGYGEDMTSGNAMNRFMTMENCAHDHLDNYWATY is encoded by the exons ATGGAAGGAGAAGGGAAGGAAGAAATTGATCTACCACCAGGATTTCGTTTTCATCCAAGTGATGAAGAGCTTATAACATATTATCTTGTGAACAAGATTTCTGATTCTACGAATTTTACAGCTAGAGCTATTGGAGATGTTGATCTTAACAAATCTGAGCCATGGGATCTTCCAG GGAAGGCAAAAATGGGAGAGAAAGAATGGTATTTTTTCAGCCTAAAAGATAGGAAGTATCCAACAGGGGTGAGAACAAATAGAGCAACAAATAGTGGATACTGGAAAACAACTGGGAAAGACAAGGAGATTTTCAGTAATTCAGAATTGGTTGGTATGAAGAAAACATTGGTATTTTATAGAGGAAGAGCTCCAAGAGGAGAAAAAACCAATTGGGTAATGCATGAATATAGGATCCATTCCAAGTCCTCCTACAGAACACACAAG CAAGATGAATGGGTGGTTTGCCGTGTATTTCAGAAGAGTGGCACTGCAGGAGGGAAAAAATACCCTTCATCAAACAATTCATCAAGAATTCATATGAACCCCTACACTACACTAGATCACATAAATCCAAACACAATATGCATGTCCACACAAATGATGATGCCACAAGCTGAACATAATGCCTTTCAATTAGCCATGGGAAGATCATCATCAAGCGCTTATAACATGATCAACCATCcagaaattcaagaactccatAGGGTTTTCCGAGGCGTTTCTTCATCGTCTAACATGATGAGCTTGCAGCCAATTCTTCAATCCCAAATGAACTATAACTTAGGTGGAAGTAGTAGTGGTGGAGGAGGAGATAATTGTTTTACTATTTCAggcttgaatttgaatcttggtGGTGGCGGTGGCGGTGGCGGTGGCGGTGGTGGCGGTGCCAACACTTCTCAGCCAGTGCCACAAGTTATGAACCAACAACAAGATATGATGACAACTGATCATCAGGCTGGTTATGGTGAAGATATGACTAGTGGAAATGCCATGAATAGATTCATGACTATGGAGAATTGTGCTCATGATCATTTAGACAACTATTGGGCTACTTATTGA
- the LOC107871804 gene encoding NAC domain-containing protein 79 isoform X2 — translation MEGEGKEEIDLPPGFRFHPSDEELITYYLVNKISDSTNFTARAIGDVDLNKSEPWDLPGKAKMGEKEWYFFSLKDRKYPTGVRTNRATNSGYWKTTGKDKEIFSNSELVGMKKTLVFYRGRAPRGEKTNWVMHEYRIHSKSSYRTHKKSGTAGGKKYPSSNNSSRIHMNPYTTLDHINPNTICMSTQMMMPQAEHNAFQLAMGRSSSSAYNMINHPEIQELHRVFRGVSSSSNMMSLQPILQSQMNYNLGGSSSGGGGDNCFTISGLNLNLGGGGGGGGGGGGGANTSQPVPQVMNQQQDMMTTDHQAGYGEDMTSGNAMNRFMTMENCAHDHLDNYWATY, via the exons ATGGAAGGAGAAGGGAAGGAAGAAATTGATCTACCACCAGGATTTCGTTTTCATCCAAGTGATGAAGAGCTTATAACATATTATCTTGTGAACAAGATTTCTGATTCTACGAATTTTACAGCTAGAGCTATTGGAGATGTTGATCTTAACAAATCTGAGCCATGGGATCTTCCAG GGAAGGCAAAAATGGGAGAGAAAGAATGGTATTTTTTCAGCCTAAAAGATAGGAAGTATCCAACAGGGGTGAGAACAAATAGAGCAACAAATAGTGGATACTGGAAAACAACTGGGAAAGACAAGGAGATTTTCAGTAATTCAGAATTGGTTGGTATGAAGAAAACATTGGTATTTTATAGAGGAAGAGCTCCAAGAGGAGAAAAAACCAATTGGGTAATGCATGAATATAGGATCCATTCCAAGTCCTCCTACAGAACACACAAG AAGAGTGGCACTGCAGGAGGGAAAAAATACCCTTCATCAAACAATTCATCAAGAATTCATATGAACCCCTACACTACACTAGATCACATAAATCCAAACACAATATGCATGTCCACACAAATGATGATGCCACAAGCTGAACATAATGCCTTTCAATTAGCCATGGGAAGATCATCATCAAGCGCTTATAACATGATCAACCATCcagaaattcaagaactccatAGGGTTTTCCGAGGCGTTTCTTCATCGTCTAACATGATGAGCTTGCAGCCAATTCTTCAATCCCAAATGAACTATAACTTAGGTGGAAGTAGTAGTGGTGGAGGAGGAGATAATTGTTTTACTATTTCAggcttgaatttgaatcttggtGGTGGCGGTGGCGGTGGCGGTGGCGGTGGTGGCGGTGCCAACACTTCTCAGCCAGTGCCACAAGTTATGAACCAACAACAAGATATGATGACAACTGATCATCAGGCTGGTTATGGTGAAGATATGACTAGTGGAAATGCCATGAATAGATTCATGACTATGGAGAATTGTGCTCATGATCATTTAGACAACTATTGGGCTACTTATTGA
- the LOC124897565 gene encoding uncharacterized protein LOC124897565, whose protein sequence is MKMQVYLEACNLWEAVEEDHEVLPLLWNYEVLPLPWNPTMAQHNNNMLLGIENKIRILGAELNDNRVVQKILVTLPERYEITIASLENTKDLSRLNLTKLLSALHSQEQRRMIRQDGSIEGYLKDKLQTAVRGNKEK, encoded by the exons ATGAAAATGCAAGTTTATTTGGAGGCTTGCAATTTGTGGGAGGCTGTCGAGGAAGACCACGAAGTGCTTCCTCTGTTGTGGAATTACGAAGTGCTTCCTCTGCCATGGAATCCAACTATGGCTCAA CACAATAATAACAT GTTACTTGGGATTGAAAATAAGATAAGGATACTTGGAGCTGAACTTAATGACAATAGAGTAGTTCAAAAGATACTTGTAACTTTACCTGAAAGATATGAGATAACTATTGCTTCATTGGAGAATACTAAAGATCTGTCAAGGCTTAACTTGACAAAGTTATTGAGTGCTCTGCACTCACAAGAACAAAGAAGGATGATAAGGCAAGACGGATCCATCGAGGGATATCTGAAAGATAAGTTGCAAACTGCTGTCAggggaaataaagaaaaatga